From Nerophis lumbriciformis linkage group LG39, RoL_Nlum_v2.1, whole genome shotgun sequence, one genomic window encodes:
- the LOC133577709 gene encoding neuropeptide FF receptor 2-like, translated as MLGNGVVCFLVLRSKNMRTVTNLFILNLAISDLLVGIFCMPTTLVDNIITGWPFGNMVCKLSGMVQGISVSASVFTLVAIAVDRFRCIVFPFKQKLTTSTSKLMIVVIWVLAVSVTCPSGVMLQVSKEPAVRIILRRDNATRPFYWCRENWPSPAMRKLYTTVLFVTIYLAPLSLIVVMYARIGLALLKTAVPALRGSGIGPGGSKANVDARHAVSRKKKRVVTMLLVVALLFAVSWLPLWTLMMLSDYASLSERQHRMVNIYLYPLAHWLAFFNSSVNPIIYGFFNETFRRGFQAAFKFQLCSVVTEHQRSFSRRARRGNGVLPIRPAGSGPKAVSAGTRGDAGAQDFIMEDLGKVSQI; from the exons ATGCTGGGTAACGGCGTGGTTTGTTTCCTGGTGCTGCGCAGCAAGAACATGCGCACGGTCACCAACCTCTTCATCCTCAACTTGGCAATCAGCGACCTGCTGGTGGGCATATTCTGTATGCCCACCACGCTGGTGGACAACATCATCACGG GATGGCCGTTTGGCAACATGGTGTGCAAACTAAGCGGGATGGTTCAAGGAATCTCCGTGTCAGCGTCCGTCTTCACGCTGGTGGCCATTGCTGTTGACAG GTTTCGCTGCATCGTCTTCCCCTTCAAGCAGAAGTTGACCACCTCCACGTCCAAGCTGATGATCGTGGTCATCTGGGTGCTGGCGGTGTCGGTCACGTGTCCGTCCGGCGTCATGCTGCAGGTCAGCAAGGAGCCCGCCGTGCGCATCATCCTGCGGCGGGACAACGCCACCCGCCCCTTCTACTGGTGCCGGGAGAACTGGCCCAGTCCGGCCATGCGGAAGCTCTACACCACGGTGCTCTTCGTCACCATCTACCTGGCGCCGCTCAGCCTCATCGTGGTCATGTACGCCCGCATCGGCCTGGCGCTCCTCAAGACCGCCGTCCCCGCGCTGAGGGGCAGCGGCATCGGGCCCGGCGGCAGCAAGGCCAACGTGGATGCCCGCCACGCCGTCTCCAGGAAGAAGAAGAGAGTGGTCACGATGCTGCTGGTGGTGGCGCTGCTCTTCGCGGTGTCGTGGCTGCCGCTGTGGACTCTGATGATGCTGAGCGACTACGCCAGCCTGAGCGAGCGCCAGCACCGCATGGTCAACATCTACTTGTACCCTCTGGCGCACTGGCTGGCCTTCTTCAACAGCAGCGTCAACCCCATCATCTACGGCTTCTTCAACGAGACGTTCCGTAGGGGCTTCCAGGCGGCGTTTAAGTTCCAGCTGTGCTCCGTCGTCACCGAGCACCAGAGGAGCTTCTCACGTCGCGCCCGGCGGGGGAACGGCGTCCTCCCGATTCGGCCGGCCGGCTCGGGACCGAAGGCGGTGTCTGCGGGGACTCGGGGTGACGCCGGAGCTCAGGATTTCATCATGGAGGACCTGGGCAAGGTTTCCCAGATTTAG